A genomic segment from Schistocerca piceifrons isolate TAMUIC-IGC-003096 chromosome 4, iqSchPice1.1, whole genome shotgun sequence encodes:
- the LOC124795300 gene encoding translocon-associated protein subunit delta, translating to MAPVNYLLLLALGVAQFSSALSESCTKPEVSASAYTTPDATVLVNVAFVAEFTLKCSNGAKGIPLYAEINGRTVPAARIGDDKYQVSWTEDVKKARTGDYSVNLYDDEGYAALRKAARSGEDPSTVKPLVTIVVNYPGAYTGPWVNSEFMAAVLAVAVWYVAFSAKSKLLS from the coding sequence ATGGCTCCAGTGAATTATCTTCTATTGTTAGCTTTAGGAGTGGCTCAGTTTTCTTCAGCATTATCAGAGTCTTGTACCAAACCTGAAGTTTCCGCATCTGCATATACAACTCCAGATGCTACAGTTCTGGTAAACGTCGCCTTTGTCGCGGAATTTACGCTCAAATGCAGCAATGGTGCGAAAGGAATCCCCCTGTACGCAGAAATTAACGGAAGGACCGTGCCAGCCGCCAGGATTGGAGACGACAAATATCAAGTCAGCTGGACGGAAGACGTGAAGAAGGCAAGAACAGGCGACTATAGCGTAAATCTGTACGATGACGAAGGGTATGCAGCTCTTCGTAAAGCCGCCAGAAGTGGTGAAGACCCATCGACAGTGAAGCCTTTGGTCACAATCGTTGTGAATTACCCAGGCGCTTACACCGGCCCTTGGGTTAATTCAGAATTTATGGCTGCAGTCCTTGCAGTTGCCGTATGGTATGTGGCATTTTCCGCAAAATCTAAATtgttatcgtga